The Deltaproteobacteria bacterium genome has a segment encoding these proteins:
- a CDS encoding 2-oxoacid:acceptor oxidoreductase subunit alpha, giving the protein MPHIDFAVGIGGAAGQGVATPGNILAKLFARRGLHVNAYNAYQSIIRGGHTFLTIRTSERPVRCLGDDLAMLIPLNQDTMDRHLERMRAGSAVLYDGDRVKPGAAAEGVQLCPLPLAQLARNLLYYNTAAVAAVLRLVGVELKPFEEMLAQQFERKGDAVVAENVTAARAGYDYAGAHFKPYAFSLPDTGKRLAVATGNESLAMGGVAAGVKFYCAYPMSPSTGVLMWMARHARQLGIMVRQVEDELGVINMAIGAAHTGCRAMCATSGGGFALMTEALGAAAMMEIPVVCINVQRAGPATGVPTKTEQGDLWQVLGAGQGDYPRIIAAPTSIRDCFHLVPELFNLADKFQCPGIVLADLLESEGSSTFEPGELDFNPPRDRGEVIGLNGEVPEVDGGYKRYRMTGSGISPRAVPGTPGHAHVVATDEHDEDGVLISDEFTDPHKRQAIMERRGRKMDGVLPLLAPPRFTGPGDAEVTLVGWGSTEGVIDEAVEQLAERRIVANHLQIRWLVPLQTEAIARALSGARNLVVVENNYSGQFARYLRAETGIAADASIRKYDGEPFLPHHVVNGVEKILAGVTTKYVPVHEIRV; this is encoded by the coding sequence ATGCCTCACATCGACTTCGCAGTCGGCATCGGCGGAGCCGCCGGCCAAGGCGTCGCGACGCCCGGCAACATCCTAGCGAAGCTGTTCGCCCGCCGCGGCCTCCACGTCAACGCCTACAACGCGTACCAGTCCATCATCCGCGGCGGACACACCTTCCTCACCATCCGCACCAGCGAGAGGCCAGTGCGCTGCTTGGGCGACGACCTCGCCATGCTCATTCCTCTCAACCAGGACACGATGGACCGGCACCTCGAGCGGATGCGCGCCGGCTCGGCCGTGCTGTACGACGGCGATCGCGTCAAGCCGGGCGCTGCGGCAGAGGGTGTCCAGCTCTGTCCGTTGCCGCTCGCGCAGCTCGCGAGGAACCTCCTTTATTACAACACCGCGGCGGTCGCTGCCGTCCTTCGGCTCGTCGGCGTCGAGCTGAAGCCGTTCGAGGAGATGCTCGCCCAGCAGTTCGAGCGGAAGGGCGACGCGGTGGTGGCGGAAAACGTCACCGCCGCGCGCGCCGGCTACGACTATGCAGGTGCGCACTTCAAGCCCTACGCCTTCTCGCTTCCGGACACCGGCAAGCGTCTGGCTGTCGCCACCGGCAACGAGAGCCTGGCGATGGGCGGCGTCGCTGCCGGCGTGAAGTTCTATTGCGCTTATCCGATGAGCCCCTCGACCGGCGTCCTGATGTGGATGGCGCGGCATGCGCGCCAGCTCGGCATCATGGTGCGGCAGGTCGAGGACGAGCTCGGCGTGATCAACATGGCCATCGGCGCCGCGCACACCGGATGCCGCGCGATGTGCGCCACTTCCGGCGGCGGATTCGCGCTCATGACGGAGGCGCTCGGAGCGGCGGCGATGATGGAGATCCCGGTCGTCTGCATCAACGTGCAGCGCGCCGGACCCGCGACCGGCGTTCCCACGAAGACCGAACAAGGCGACCTCTGGCAGGTGCTCGGCGCTGGGCAGGGCGATTATCCCCGCATCATCGCCGCGCCCACCAGCATCCGCGACTGCTTCCACCTCGTACCGGAGCTCTTCAACCTCGCCGACAAGTTCCAGTGCCCCGGCATCGTGCTCGCCGATCTGCTCGAGTCTGAAGGATCCTCCACCTTCGAGCCCGGGGAGCTCGATTTCAACCCTCCGCGCGACCGCGGAGAAGTGATCGGCCTGAACGGCGAGGTGCCGGAGGTCGACGGCGGGTACAAGCGTTACAGGATGACCGGGAGCGGCATCTCGCCGCGCGCGGTGCCGGGGACACCGGGGCACGCTCACGTCGTGGCCACCGACGAGCACGACGAAGACGGCGTGCTCATCAGCGACGAATTCACCGACCCGCACAAGCGGCAGGCGATCATGGAGCGGCGCGGCCGCAAGATGGACGGCGTCCTGCCGCTGCTCGCGCCACCGCGCTTCACTGGACCGGGTGACGCCGAGGTGACACTGGTCGGATGGGGATCCACGGAAGGGGTCATCGACGAAGCCGTCGAGCAGCTCGCCGAGCGCCGCATCGTCGCGAACCATCTGCAGATCCGCTGGCTGGTGCCGCTGCAGACGGAAGCGATCGCGCGCGCTCTCTCCGGCGCGCGCAATCTCGTCGTCGTGGAGAACAATTACAGCGGCCAGTTCGCGCGCTACTTGCGCGCGGAGACCGGCATCGCGGCCGACGCATCCATCCGCAAGTACGACGGCGAGCCGTTCCTGCCCCACCACGTGGTGAACGGCGTGGAGAAGATCCTCGCCGGTGTGACGACGAAGTACGTGCCGGTTCACGAAATCCGGGTCTGA
- a CDS encoding 2-oxoacid:ferredoxin oxidoreductase subunit beta: MQIESRTTQLGKQRRPALTVKDFKGKADPDWCPGCGDFGVLNALKTAVAELGLLPHEVLTISGIGCSSNLPGYINTYGMHTLHGRALAVATGAQLGNHDLKILVTGGDGDGFGIGGNHFVHVMRRNVDLTYIVMDNQIYGLTTGQVSPTSRKGMKTKSTPFGSVENAVNPIPMAIVCGATYVARGFSGQQKQLVALIKGAIEHRGFAFVDVFSPCVTYNHDNTHEFFKQRTRKLEEMGHDPADRRAAIEKGGEWGETIPIGLFYKNDDVPSLDELEPVLTEGGALAHRPLEVSSENARALVEELL; encoded by the coding sequence ATGCAGATCGAGTCGAGAACGACCCAGCTTGGCAAGCAGCGGCGACCGGCGCTCACCGTCAAGGACTTCAAGGGAAAGGCCGACCCCGACTGGTGCCCGGGCTGTGGAGACTTCGGCGTCCTGAACGCGCTGAAGACGGCCGTCGCCGAGTTGGGACTCCTGCCGCACGAAGTCCTGACCATCAGCGGAATCGGCTGCTCCTCCAACCTGCCCGGCTACATCAACACTTACGGCATGCACACCCTGCATGGCCGCGCGCTGGCGGTTGCGACCGGAGCGCAGCTTGGGAACCACGACCTTAAGATCCTCGTCACCGGCGGAGACGGCGACGGGTTCGGGATCGGCGGCAATCACTTCGTCCACGTCATGCGCCGCAACGTCGATCTCACCTACATCGTCATGGACAACCAGATCTACGGCCTCACCACCGGGCAGGTTTCGCCGACCAGCCGCAAGGGAATGAAGACCAAGAGCACCCCATTCGGCAGCGTGGAAAACGCGGTCAATCCCATCCCGATGGCGATCGTGTGCGGCGCGACCTACGTCGCGCGCGGATTCTCCGGGCAGCAGAAGCAGCTGGTCGCGCTGATCAAAGGCGCAATCGAGCATCGCGGATTCGCGTTCGTCGACGTCTTCAGCCCCTGCGTGACCTACAACCACGACAACACGCACGAGTTCTTCAAGCAGCGCACCAGGAAGCTGGAGGAGATGGGGCACGATCCCGCGGATCGGCGCGCCGCCATCGAGAAGGGCGGCGAATGGGGCGAGACCATTCCCATCGGACTCTTCTACAAGAACGACGACGTGCCCTCGCTGGACGAGCTGGAGCCGGTGCTGACCGAGGGCGGCGCGCTCGCCCACCGGCCGCTGGAGGTCTCGAGCGAAAACGCGCGCGCGCTCGTCGAAGAGTTATTGTGA
- a CDS encoding tetratricopeptide repeat protein — translation MNAEGRFGPLVAELKRRRVFRALIGYGIVGFAVLQIIEPVMHGLHWPDAVLSYVVVALAIGFPVVLMLAWIFDVNEGRIERTAGKPLRTGMAIALAGIGLLIAAPGAVYYLIMRKAAPVQAPPGPSVAVLPLVNLSSDKEQEYFSDGLSEELLNLLAKVPGLHVAARTSTFAFKGKNEDVATIAEKLHVATVLEGSVRKSGDQIRITTQLVNASDGYHLWSETYDRTLTDVFAVQDDIARAVVDALKLKLLEAPTSKDRRTASTEAYNEYLLGQQFFRRNNVEGFRRAKQSYEKAVALDPGYAPAWAALALATFWVADSADTLTAVTAGQERAVEAADKAIALGGNLPDGYLARGFVRVPIQWDFEGARADLQRALSLKPDDPDVLSTYAQVVLRPLGRFPEAIAALRKAAELDPLNARVWGVLGSTLSAGGDFGAARDALNRSLEISPDQSFTSFHLGTTFLLEGQPAAAMAIYPRSTNEIFRLAGIAMAEHSLNHPRESQRALEEMISRFGHAGAYQIAQVYGWRGEKDRALEWLERARVQRDGGFVNVKIDPLLRGLRGDPRYTALLVRTHMPLD, via the coding sequence ATGAACGCGGAGGGTCGGTTCGGGCCGCTGGTGGCCGAGTTGAAGCGGCGGCGAGTATTTCGCGCGCTGATCGGCTACGGCATCGTCGGGTTCGCCGTGCTGCAGATCATCGAGCCCGTCATGCACGGGCTGCATTGGCCCGACGCGGTGCTCTCTTACGTCGTGGTCGCGCTGGCCATCGGCTTTCCCGTCGTGCTCATGCTGGCATGGATCTTCGACGTCAACGAGGGGCGCATCGAGCGCACCGCGGGCAAGCCGCTTCGGACCGGGATGGCGATCGCGCTCGCTGGCATCGGCCTGCTCATCGCGGCGCCTGGCGCGGTGTACTACCTCATCATGCGAAAGGCAGCGCCGGTACAGGCGCCGCCGGGGCCTTCGGTGGCCGTGCTCCCGCTCGTCAATCTCAGCTCCGACAAGGAGCAGGAGTACTTCTCCGACGGACTCAGCGAGGAGCTGCTCAATCTTCTCGCGAAGGTGCCCGGCCTCCACGTCGCCGCGCGGACATCGACGTTCGCGTTCAAGGGGAAGAACGAGGACGTGGCCACCATCGCGGAGAAGCTGCACGTCGCGACTGTCCTCGAGGGCAGCGTGCGCAAGTCAGGCGATCAGATCCGCATCACCACCCAGCTCGTCAATGCGTCCGACGGCTACCATCTCTGGTCGGAAACGTACGACCGGACGCTGACCGACGTCTTCGCCGTGCAGGACGACATCGCCCGGGCAGTGGTCGACGCGCTCAAGCTCAAATTGCTGGAGGCGCCCACCTCGAAGGACCGCCGCACCGCCAGCACCGAGGCGTACAACGAGTACCTGCTCGGGCAGCAATTCTTCCGCCGCAACAACGTGGAAGGCTTCCGGCGCGCGAAGCAGTCGTATGAGAAGGCGGTCGCGCTCGATCCAGGCTATGCGCCCGCCTGGGCGGCGCTTGCGCTGGCTACGTTCTGGGTCGCGGACAGCGCGGATACTCTCACCGCCGTGACGGCGGGCCAGGAGCGGGCGGTTGAGGCTGCGGACAAGGCCATCGCGCTCGGCGGGAACCTCCCGGACGGATATCTGGCGCGCGGCTTCGTCCGCGTCCCCATCCAGTGGGACTTCGAGGGCGCACGCGCCGATCTGCAACGCGCGCTTTCGCTGAAGCCCGACGACCCGGACGTGCTGAGCACCTACGCCCAGGTCGTTCTTCGGCCGCTGGGGCGGTTTCCGGAAGCGATCGCGGCGCTGCGCAAGGCCGCCGAGCTGGATCCGCTCAATGCCCGAGTATGGGGCGTTCTGGGCAGCACGCTCAGCGCTGGCGGCGACTTCGGAGCGGCGCGCGACGCGCTCAACCGGTCGCTGGAGATCAGTCCCGACCAGTCGTTCACCTCGTTCCACCTCGGCACGACGTTCCTGCTGGAAGGCCAGCCCGCAGCGGCGATGGCGATCTACCCGCGCTCCACCAATGAGATCTTCCGCCTGGCGGGCATCGCCATGGCCGAGCATTCACTCAATCATCCTCGCGAGTCACAGCGCGCCCTCGAGGAAATGATCTCCCGATTCGGGCACGCCGGCGCGTACCAGATCGCGCAGGTGTACGGCTGGCGGGGAGAGAAGGATCGCGCGCTGGAGTGGCTGGAGCGGGCGCGGGTCCAGCGCGACGGAGGGTTCGTCAACGTCAAGATCGATCCGCTCCTGCGCGGCCTGCGCGGCGATCCGCGGTACACCGCGCTTCTCGTCCGGACGCATATGCCGCTGGACTGA
- a CDS encoding methyltransferase domain-containing protein gives MCLRGPNCPSHSTYNSRLAPREATMTQERTTILFFELFSGLPRQGPGDAASTLRALALVPGIGPESHVLDLGCGTGLQTRVLAQNSPARFVAVDNHPPFVDLLNREAQRLGIADRLEARVGDMERLDFAPGSFDLIWCEGAISIMGVEAALRDWRRLLVPGGHMAVTEVCWRKAHPPPECAAFWAREYPAIRDVPTLLAVIEKCGYETVNHFTLPPSSWWDDYYRPLQQNVTEFRNRHREEADAQQLADDVQREVDVWHAYAEFYGYEFFVMRTR, from the coding sequence GTGTGCCTGCGCGGTCCCAATTGTCCATCCCATTCCACGTACAACTCCAGACTCGCACCGCGCGAGGCGACGATGACTCAGGAAAGGACGACCATACTGTTCTTCGAGTTGTTCAGTGGGCTGCCCCGTCAGGGACCTGGGGACGCAGCAAGTACGCTCAGAGCCCTCGCGCTCGTGCCAGGCATCGGACCGGAGAGCCACGTCCTCGACCTCGGCTGCGGAACCGGTCTGCAGACCCGAGTGCTGGCCCAGAACTCACCGGCGCGTTTCGTTGCCGTCGACAATCACCCGCCGTTTGTCGACCTTCTGAATCGCGAGGCGCAGCGCCTCGGAATCGCGGACCGGCTCGAAGCCCGTGTTGGAGACATGGAACGGCTGGACTTCGCGCCCGGTTCGTTCGACCTCATCTGGTGCGAGGGCGCCATCTCGATCATGGGCGTGGAGGCCGCCCTCCGCGATTGGCGCCGGCTGCTCGTCCCTGGGGGACACATGGCCGTGACCGAGGTGTGCTGGAGGAAGGCTCACCCGCCGCCAGAGTGCGCGGCCTTCTGGGCGAGGGAGTATCCCGCGATCCGCGACGTCCCGACGCTCCTCGCCGTCATCGAGAAATGCGGCTATGAGACGGTGAACCACTTCACGTTGCCGCCGTCGTCGTGGTGGGACGACTACTACCGTCCACTCCAACAGAACGTGACGGAATTCCGCAACCGTCACCGCGAAGAAGCAGACGCGCAGCAGCTGGCGGACGATGTCCAGCGTGAGGTCGACGTCTGGCACGCCTACGCGGAGTTCTACGGCTATGAATTCTTCGTGATGCGAACCCGTTGA
- a CDS encoding DUF1800 domain-containing protein has product MADLTPIASWTAADVQHFARRAGFGLSPEAAAQFAAQAPAAAIDAWLDGTGLDVTLFANVLATRADPVAEPARSASTTPGSVNVPNEPGPHPYRVDPANAWRNNFSRSQAYLAFRMQYAPYAFGERMALFWHNLFATGWHKVNNAALMLQQYDVLRAHSLDRFDDLLVLVSKDPAMAIWLDSVQNNASGSSVPNENYAREVMELYSLGADNGYSQSDITQLAKALSGWSFTVPTSSAIVDPTDPSSTTVGSGTFRVYDGSANPDPYIWNLAKRTTLPTMHGSGSITFLDRTFDVGTPPAGMAPGEDALRSIVTSRDAQCAAYLAKRLLVHFVTARFTSTDLSDVASMIQSNQFDVRAVMKTLLKSRWFFDPSNRFALVEGPVSWSIRAARALGYDLAAADALSPKGFPAWALVVSGFDQAGMKLLDPNGPNGWSEDDAWLNSGTIRYRTRIAAAVALAEQSSTGTPSVTYRLFPSDISQWFPSAPATPQAVLDRLVALLQPAPFPAALGDAWLQALWPSAFTWDPASADTQARTRQLAYLVLCSPAGQLY; this is encoded by the coding sequence ATGGCTGATCTCACACCGATCGCGAGCTGGACGGCTGCCGACGTGCAGCACTTCGCCCGCCGGGCGGGCTTCGGCCTCTCCCCGGAGGCCGCCGCGCAGTTCGCGGCGCAGGCGCCCGCCGCCGCCATCGATGCATGGCTGGATGGGACGGGATTGGACGTGACCCTCTTCGCCAACGTTCTGGCGACGCGCGCCGACCCCGTGGCGGAGCCGGCCCGCAGCGCCAGCACCACGCCAGGCTCCGTGAACGTCCCCAACGAGCCCGGGCCGCATCCGTACCGGGTGGATCCGGCGAACGCCTGGCGCAACAACTTCAGCCGGTCGCAGGCGTATCTCGCCTTCCGCATGCAGTACGCGCCCTACGCGTTCGGGGAGCGGATGGCGCTCTTCTGGCACAACCTCTTCGCCACCGGCTGGCACAAGGTGAACAACGCGGCGCTGATGCTGCAGCAGTACGACGTGTTGCGCGCCCATAGCCTCGATCGCTTCGACGATCTCCTCGTGCTCGTGTCGAAGGATCCGGCGATGGCGATCTGGCTCGACTCCGTCCAGAACAACGCCTCCGGCAGCAGCGTACCGAACGAGAACTACGCCCGCGAGGTCATGGAGCTCTACAGCCTCGGGGCCGACAACGGCTACAGCCAGAGCGACATCACCCAGCTCGCCAAGGCTCTCTCCGGCTGGAGCTTCACGGTGCCGACCTCCAGCGCCATCGTGGACCCTACCGATCCGTCGAGCACCACCGTGGGGAGCGGCACCTTTCGTGTGTACGACGGCAGCGCGAATCCCGACCCGTACATCTGGAACCTGGCGAAGCGGACCACGCTCCCGACGATGCATGGGAGCGGCTCCATCACATTCCTCGACAGGACTTTTGACGTCGGCACGCCGCCCGCGGGCATGGCCCCTGGCGAGGATGCGCTGCGGTCCATCGTCACCAGCCGGGACGCGCAGTGCGCCGCCTATCTGGCGAAGCGTCTGCTCGTGCACTTCGTGACCGCGCGCTTCACCTCGACCGACCTCTCCGACGTGGCCTCGATGATCCAGTCGAACCAGTTCGACGTCCGGGCGGTGATGAAGACGCTGCTCAAGTCGCGCTGGTTCTTCGATCCGTCGAACCGATTCGCTTTGGTGGAAGGCCCGGTGTCCTGGTCCATCCGCGCCGCCCGCGCGCTGGGGTACGACCTCGCCGCCGCCGACGCCCTCTCACCAAAGGGGTTCCCGGCCTGGGCGCTGGTCGTGAGCGGCTTCGACCAGGCGGGGATGAAGCTCCTCGATCCCAATGGGCCGAATGGCTGGAGCGAGGACGACGCCTGGCTGAACAGCGGAACCATCCGCTACCGGACGCGCATTGCAGCGGCCGTGGCGCTCGCGGAACAATCGAGTACGGGCACCCCCTCGGTCACGTACCGGCTCTTCCCCAGCGACATCTCGCAATGGTTTCCATCGGCGCCGGCGACGCCCCAGGCGGTCCTTGACCGTCTCGTCGCCCTGCTCCAGCCCGCCCCCTTCCCCGCCGCGCTCGGCGACGCGTGGCTCCAGGCCCTGTGGCCCTCGGCGTTCACCTGGGACCCGGCGAGCGCGGACACGCAGGCGCGAACGCGACAGCTCGCCTATCTCGTCCTCTGTTCACCCGCAGGGCAGCTCTACTAA
- a CDS encoding DUF1501 domain-containing protein: MTITRRRFLQGVGATGVLAAVGCKPSAPGVQPVPPIAIPTKPILVVVDIDGGNDWLNMMPPLSGNDRSVYQSKRPSLAVPIDHLSGLANGAGLNADFAGMAELDALGRVAWIPGIGMNNPNLSHFVSIDLWGQGAAQPTGTGWLGRFADGAFDTRGDVLRGLTVTSDRPIMLRGTSRSFVSITSASGFVYPSWLRSGRIGSPYAPQLLEDGFAAAVTSTTTDAASGPDYAVAAVSGKLFLDAQNGFGTNGNLPARAPSVPYPGDADYTLKRLDGGNLSSSLSNQFKLIAQMLAAGLPTEVFFTRLGGWDTHSNQAVDHPNLMRALGGSIRAFYDDLASVQTADGNAQERVMILAWSEFGRRVAENKGGTDHGTAGLSFCVGRAVRGGFYGDYPDLSTLDRNGNMKYTVDFRSLYATVLERWLGQDSAATDTMLGATYPRLGFL; encoded by the coding sequence ATGACCATCACGCGACGCAGGTTCCTCCAGGGCGTAGGCGCGACCGGCGTTCTCGCTGCCGTGGGCTGCAAGCCCAGCGCGCCTGGTGTCCAGCCGGTGCCCCCGATCGCCATCCCGACCAAGCCCATCCTGGTGGTGGTCGACATCGATGGCGGCAACGATTGGCTCAACATGATGCCGCCGCTCTCCGGCAACGACCGCTCCGTCTACCAATCGAAGCGCCCCAGCCTGGCAGTCCCGATCGATCACCTCTCCGGCCTCGCGAACGGCGCGGGGCTCAACGCGGACTTCGCCGGCATGGCCGAGCTGGACGCCCTGGGGAGGGTCGCGTGGATCCCGGGCATCGGCATGAACAACCCGAACCTTTCGCACTTCGTCTCCATCGATCTCTGGGGACAAGGCGCCGCGCAGCCCACCGGCACCGGATGGCTGGGGCGGTTCGCAGACGGCGCATTCGACACGCGCGGCGACGTGCTCCGCGGGCTCACCGTCACCTCCGACCGCCCGATCATGCTGCGCGGCACGTCGCGGAGCTTCGTCTCCATCACAAGCGCGAGCGGCTTCGTCTATCCGTCGTGGCTCCGCTCCGGTCGCATCGGTTCGCCCTATGCTCCACAGCTTCTCGAGGACGGCTTCGCCGCGGCGGTGACCTCCACCACCACTGATGCAGCTTCCGGCCCTGACTACGCCGTGGCGGCGGTCTCCGGAAAGCTGTTCCTCGATGCGCAGAACGGATTCGGAACGAACGGAAACCTGCCGGCGCGGGCTCCGTCCGTCCCGTATCCCGGCGACGCGGACTACACCCTCAAGCGCCTCGACGGCGGCAACCTCTCTTCCTCACTCTCCAACCAGTTCAAACTGATCGCGCAGATGCTGGCCGCGGGACTGCCCACCGAGGTGTTCTTCACGCGCCTGGGAGGCTGGGACACGCACAGCAACCAGGCCGTCGATCACCCGAACCTGATGCGCGCGCTGGGCGGATCGATCCGCGCCTTCTACGACGATCTCGCGAGCGTCCAGACTGCCGACGGCAACGCCCAGGAGCGCGTGATGATCCTCGCCTGGAGTGAATTCGGACGGCGCGTGGCGGAGAACAAGGGGGGCACGGACCACGGGACCGCGGGCCTCTCCTTCTGCGTCGGACGGGCGGTGCGCGGCGGCTTCTACGGGGACTATCCAGATCTCTCGACCCTCGATCGCAACGGGAACATGAAGTACACGGTCGACTTCAGGAGCCTCTACGCCACCGTCCTCGAACGGTGGCTCGGACAGGATTCCGCGGCGACGGACACCATGCTCGGCGCCACATATCCGCGACTCGGATTCCTCTAG